A stretch of Geomonas oryzisoli DNA encodes these proteins:
- a CDS encoding cytochrome b, translating to MLKRLYRWLDLRIGVGEIVEKELTGYLLPRNINEWYSLGSVLLVIFALQVITGMLLMIYYVPDADKAFKSVTFIMNEVPYGWLIRLCHAVGSNMMVAVLILHMLSTLLMGSYKAPRELNWVTGFTLLALVQGISLTGYLAPWSQLSFWATTVATNSASAVPVVGPYLVEFLRGGKLVGPPTLGRFFALHAAVLPVVIAAVIGAHLFLLKRTGISAPPFGREGTANPFEAQQYHYQGHPGGIPFFPNYVLQDLTSISIYFAVFLAVVFFWPGMPFTPDAFVPADPFKTPAHIKPEWYFLANYQTLKIFPSELLGLSVQAAAMTFLALLPFIDRSPERHPLKRPVFLTLVIAGILLWIALSVWGHLS from the coding sequence AAAGAGGCTGTACCGCTGGCTCGACCTGCGCATCGGGGTCGGCGAGATCGTGGAGAAGGAGCTGACCGGCTACCTGCTGCCGCGCAACATCAACGAATGGTATTCACTAGGAAGCGTGCTCCTGGTGATCTTCGCCCTGCAGGTGATCACCGGGATGCTGCTCATGATCTACTACGTCCCAGACGCCGACAAGGCCTTCAAGAGCGTCACCTTCATCATGAACGAGGTCCCCTACGGCTGGCTGATCCGGCTGTGCCACGCGGTGGGCTCGAACATGATGGTGGCGGTGCTCATCCTGCACATGCTCTCCACCCTGCTCATGGGGAGCTACAAGGCGCCGCGCGAGCTGAACTGGGTCACCGGCTTCACGCTGCTCGCGCTGGTGCAGGGGATCTCGCTCACCGGCTACCTGGCACCCTGGAGCCAGCTCTCCTTCTGGGCCACCACGGTCGCCACCAACAGCGCCAGCGCGGTCCCGGTAGTCGGCCCGTACCTGGTGGAGTTCCTGCGCGGCGGCAAGCTGGTCGGGCCGCCCACCCTGGGACGCTTCTTCGCCCTGCACGCGGCGGTTCTCCCCGTGGTGATCGCCGCCGTCATCGGTGCCCACCTGTTCCTGCTCAAGCGGACCGGCATCTCGGCGCCTCCCTTCGGCAGGGAGGGAACGGCAAACCCGTTCGAGGCGCAACAGTACCACTACCAGGGGCACCCAGGCGGCATACCGTTCTTCCCCAATTACGTGCTGCAGGACCTGACCTCGATCTCGATCTACTTCGCGGTGTTTCTGGCGGTGGTCTTCTTCTGGCCCGGCATGCCCTTCACCCCGGACGCTTTCGTGCCGGCCGACCCGTTCAAGACGCCGGCCCACATCAAGCCGGAGTGGTACTTTCTGGCCAACTACCAGACCCTGAAGATCTTCCCGAGCGAGTTGCTGGGGCTCTCGGTGCAGGCGGCGGCGATGACCTTCCTGGCGCTGCTCCCCTTCATCGACCGCTCTCCGGAGCGGCATCCGCTGAAGCGCCCCGTATTCCTGACCCTGGTGATAGCGGGCATCCTGCTCTGGATCGCCCTTAGCGTATGGGGGCACCTGTCATGA
- a CDS encoding cytochrome c3 family protein, with the protein MIRKNTLAILVLASFAFLKPALAAPVEQPETVCIQCHGTLPDRLGAPVNLWRGSIHADNGISCNGCHGGDPKDAANAMTPQRGFLGAPKEKDIPAFCGRCHPGVYKDYLSSAHGRALGAGGPTCVTCHSNHQVVKASLALINEKSCTRCHSFDRARAIRDAMQQTEGYIDNISRRIADFQVSGVDTEKMAKSLFSVRNRFHTLFHDVDVARVKGESAAINKELGKLDAALKEIERSHEKRRVAGGIAVGFMVLLAVLFHLMKKSYD; encoded by the coding sequence ATGATCCGCAAAAACACCCTGGCCATACTGGTCCTTGCCTCGTTCGCCTTCCTGAAGCCGGCCCTGGCCGCACCGGTGGAGCAGCCGGAGACGGTCTGCATCCAGTGCCACGGCACCCTGCCCGACCGGTTGGGAGCGCCGGTCAACCTCTGGCGCGGCAGCATCCACGCCGACAACGGCATTTCCTGCAACGGCTGCCATGGCGGCGACCCAAAAGACGCGGCCAACGCCATGACCCCGCAACGCGGGTTTCTGGGAGCACCCAAGGAGAAGGACATCCCCGCGTTCTGCGGGCGCTGTCATCCCGGCGTCTACAAGGATTACCTCTCCAGCGCGCACGGCAGGGCCCTCGGTGCCGGCGGCCCCACCTGCGTCACCTGCCACAGCAACCACCAGGTGGTGAAGGCGTCGCTCGCCCTCATCAACGAGAAGAGCTGCACCCGCTGCCACAGCTTCGACCGGGCCAGGGCGATCCGGGACGCCATGCAGCAGACCGAAGGGTATATCGACAACATCTCGCGCAGGATCGCCGACTTCCAGGTGAGCGGCGTGGATACCGAGAAGATGGCCAAGTCGCTGTTCTCGGTGAGAAACCGCTTCCACACCCTGTTCCACGACGTGGACGTGGCCCGGGTGAAGGGGGAGTCTGCCGCCATCAACAAGGAGTTGGGAAAACTGGATGCGGCCCTCAAGGAGATCGAGCGGTCGCATGAGAAAAGGCGGGTTGCGGGGGGGATCGCGGTCGGCTTCATGGTCCTGCTCGCGGTCCTGTTTCACCTGATGAAGAAAAGTTACGACTAG
- a CDS encoding DapH/DapD/GlmU-related protein, whose amino-acid sequence MRGTMRGRIIQRVLGKLAMFAPGGYTLRPWLHKVRGVRMGKKVWISQLVYLDDQHPEKIEIGDNVTIGLRCTVFAHFYLGNHSPEDARTGVVIGNDVFIGPNCTILEGVAIGEGSVVVAGSVVTRNVPPGVLYGPPAAEPLARITHPLTENGQIQYQKFLFGLKKL is encoded by the coding sequence ATGCGAGGCACGATGCGCGGCAGGATCATCCAGAGGGTTCTGGGGAAGCTCGCCATGTTCGCCCCTGGCGGATACACGCTACGTCCCTGGCTGCACAAGGTGCGCGGCGTCCGGATGGGGAAAAAGGTCTGGATCAGCCAGCTGGTGTACCTAGACGACCAGCACCCGGAAAAGATCGAGATCGGCGACAACGTCACCATCGGGCTGCGCTGTACTGTCTTCGCCCACTTCTACCTGGGCAACCATTCTCCCGAAGATGCCCGGACCGGGGTGGTGATCGGCAACGACGTCTTTATCGGCCCAAATTGTACTATCCTTGAAGGGGTCGCCATCGGCGAGGGGTCCGTCGTGGTGGCGGGGAGCGTGGTCACCAGGAACGTCCCCCCCGGTGTCCTCTACGGCCCCCCGGCGGCGGAACCCCTGGCACGGATCACCCATCCGCTCACCGAGAACGGTCAGATCCAGTACCAGAAGTTCCTTTTCGGCCTCAAAAAACTCTAG
- a CDS encoding acyl carrier protein, translating into MNLKDEIRNFVVENFLFGDAGGLTDDSSFIREGIVDSTGILQLVAYLQERYQVAVADEELIPENLDSVRRVAAFVEGKRQGNAAGVANAG; encoded by the coding sequence ATGAACCTAAAGGATGAGATCAGAAACTTCGTGGTTGAGAATTTCCTCTTCGGTGATGCCGGCGGGCTAACCGACGACAGCTCCTTCATCAGGGAAGGAATCGTTGATTCCACCGGTATCCTGCAACTGGTGGCCTACCTCCAGGAGCGTTACCAGGTGGCGGTGGCGGACGAGGAACTGATCCCTGAAAATCTCGACTCGGTGCGGCGGGTGGCGGCGTTCGTGGAAGGAAAGCGGCAGGGTAATGCGGCCGGCGTCGCAAACGCCGGCTAG